The following is a genomic window from Thermoplasmata archaeon.
CCAAGGCGGTCCTCGTGTACACCCCGCAGGGCAAGAAGACCCGCGTGGACGTGTACGGGGAGTTCACGTCCCCGACGATTCCGGAGAATCAGGTCGAGAAGGCCGTGCTCAAGTGGCTCGCCCAGTCCTACGACGAGGACGCGCCCGCGGTCAAGGTGTTCGCGGCGAACAAGTGACGGTACTCGCTGACCGGCGGGTGCCAACCGCCTAGACGCCGCGGTACGCGCGCTTCAGCCCTTCGATGTCGAGCTTGACCATCTTAAGCATCGCTTCGAACACCCGGTTCGCCTTCACGGGATCCGTGTCCGCCAGGTACTCGCCCAGGATGGACGGAACGATCTGCCAGGAGACGCCGAACCTGTCCTTAAGCCAGCCGCAGCGGCTGGGTTGACCACCGCGGAGCAGTTTCCTCCAAAGCTCGTCGACCTCGCGTTGGGTCCTGCACTCCACGTAGAACGAGATCGCCTCCGTGAACGGGAAGCCCGGGCCGCCGTTCAGCGCCATGAACGCCTGGCCTTCGATACGGAACACGACGGACATCGCCGCGCCCTTCTGGCCTCGCTTCGCCCCGGGCTGGCGGGTCACGCTGACGATCTTGCTCCGCCTGAAGATCGACGTGTAGAATCTCGCGGCTTCCTCGGCCTGGTCGTCGAACCACAGGAACGGGATGATTCTCTGCATCCGTGCCCTCCTTTGAGGCATGCTCGAGGCCAACCGGTTCGCCGTATATCAGCCGTCGGTCCTGCGCACGGAGGTGCAGTTTCCGCCACCATCCCCCGCTCCGGGACGCGAGGCGGTGTTTTGATTTTCAGTAATGACCGGTCAGGCCGGAGGCGCTATCACCCCTGTACCGGGGTGGCCGCGGCATGTCCCAGAGCTTCGAGACTGGCGGCAGGACCGCGACCTCGAACCTGGCAGCGAGGCAACCCCATGAGTTGCTCCTGCTGCTCGGCGCGACCGTCGCAATTCTCCTGTCGCTCGTCCTCTTCGGCATCCAGTGGGCCCAGGGAATTGCGACCAGCCAGATGTCGAGTGCGGCGACGCTCGTCGTGCTCGACGTCGTACTCGGCGCCGCGCTTTGGTTATCCGCGGAGATCACGCGGAAGAACCTGATGAACGGCGCGATCGTCGCGGGCGCGGTCAGCGTGATCCTGATCGCGTTCGGCGGCCAGGTCGGCCTGATCGGCGGCGTGATTGGCCTCATCGGCGCGGTCCTCGCCGCGGCGACGCCGTACCTGCCCTGGTCTCGGCACACCCACCAGTAGACGCGAACGGGCTCACCGCCCGCCGCTTGCGGGCGCGCGGAGCCCTCCCTTTCCTTTTCAATCCGCGGCATAGACTTATCAGCGGCATGCTAGGTTCCCGGTCCGTGAGGTCCAGGACCCCGGTCGTCGTGGCGGGTGCCGCGCGCACCCCGATCGGCAAGTTCAAGGGCGCCTTCTCCGAGGTGCCCGCCCCTCGCCTGGGCGCGGTCGCTGTGAAGGAGGCCCTCCGCCGCGCGAGCGTAGAGCCGAAGGAGGTCAGCGAGCTGTTCTTCGGATGCGTGATCCAGGCGGGCCTGTACCAGAACTGCGCGCGGCAGGTCGTCATCTATTCCGGCATCCCGGAGACGGTCAGCGGCACGACCCTGAACATGGTCTGCGGGAGCGGGATGCAGGCGATTGCCCAAGGCGTGCGCAAGATCCAGGAGGACCCCGAGGCGATCGTCGTTGCCGGAGGCACGGAGAACATGACACGCGCTCCCTACCTCCTCCCCCGCGGCCGCCAGGGGTTCAACCTGGGCCACGCGGAGGTCCTCGACTCCATGCTCACGGACGGCCTCTGGGATGTGTACAACGACTTTCACATGGCCATGGGTGGGGAGATCATGGCGGAACGGCTGCACCTGACGCGGGCGATGTGCGACGAGTACGCCCTGCGCTCCCAAACCTT
Proteins encoded in this region:
- a CDS encoding VOC family protein, translating into MQRIIPFLWFDDQAEEAARFYTSIFRRSKIVSVTRQPGAKRGQKGAAMSVVFRIEGQAFMALNGGPGFPFTEAISFYVECRTQREVDELWRKLLRGGQPSRCGWLKDRFGVSWQIVPSILGEYLADTDPVKANRVFEAMLKMVKLDIEGLKRAYRGV